The DNA segment CCATATAAAAACTATACAACGTAATGTGTTTTAAACCACTGGTAAGAACGAATAAAGATAAACAAGAGAGTAAAAGTATtgtatgtaattttaaaaaatcatacaaAGTCTTAACTTAATTTACTCTAAATTCTTTGGAGaagaatctaaaataaaatatacaaacgAAAATATCAATATCACTtacatttcttaaaaaaaacttacagTTACGATTATAAGTTAAATGGatagatttttaaaatcaatgaaaaaataaaaataaaataattatggtAATTTATGCATCTTATCTGACTATTAATTTCATAATCTGATATGTTAAAATCATttgaataataatagtttagAAGATTAGAGCAACAAAATATGATTTGGAAAAATCCTAATAACTGTTGGATAATACAGCAGAAATTTAAAGAAGTAAGATAAGgataatttctaaaaaaataagaaaaagataataaaagaaaaaattaacattacCTGTTATAGTTTATTTGTATTATCGGGTGTAAgagtatttatatattaatttagaataaatataaaaataaaaaatgtggtaaataggtgttagtttgttacagtataatattaaaaatgttgtgTAAAGGTGGAGTCTggttatgatttatttatttatttgattttgagAAAGTGAAGGGAGAAAGAAATTAGAAGGAGAGGAGGGTATCTATGATGTATCTCACCAAAAGCGCGAGCGAGGCGTTTCTGAAGTGATCTCCTAAAAAACCTACCCTTTCTTTTGACCACTCTCTTAAGCCTCACTCTTAGGACGAGCTTTTTCGTTTTTGTTACCACGCTTTCGCTCACtactctctctcttctctcttctctctctctctctcttctctcttctctttctctctctctctcttcccaAATCGCTCTTTCCCTTCTTCTATCCATCGGTCTCAGATACACACACCACTGCCAAGAACCATCCACCGAATAATAACAACACAAAGGGAAAAAGGAAAACATAAAGAAACCCTAATTGCACACTCTTCAGGTGCCACACTCTCTCACCCACTAacctcacttttttttttcatcttgttCCTCGTACGGCCTGCCTTTGATTGCGTGCGATGATGACGTGGATCTGCTTGTTTCGTTGCAGGGGAAATTGAGGAGGAAAATTTCTATCTTTTCCTCTCCTTTtgtgtttttgtaattttttttcaagaaactttgatttTGAGGACTTAAGGGTTGGGATTTATGTCCTTCAATCAATCAAAGTCCGAGAAGAGCGACTCTGTGTACCGAAAATCCGGGCGATCCGCCAGCTTCAATCAACAGCGAGGCTCCTCCGGCGGTGCGTACGGTAGGGGCGGAGGCGGCGGTGGCGGCGCCGGGCCTTCTCCGTCGCTCTCCTCAAACCGGAGGTGAGTTTGGTAGGGTTTGTAATTTTGTgggtttgattttatttttctttgttttttgaACTTTTGTGTGTTTTCATGAATAAAAGGTGTTGGGattgtgatttttatttaaccttttttttGTATTTCGTGTTGGGTTGGGTTGTTTTCAGTGTGAGGTGGTGTTGATTGAAACTGGGGTTGTTGCGCGGTGACCTAGGGTTATATGATTTGCTTGCGTTTTCTCTTTAACCCTTATAAGTGGCGtgcttttgttctttattttgtttctgTTCTGTTATTGATTTATTGTTGCCTGTGTTAGTTTTAACAAGAAGTCTAATAACAATGCACAAGGTGGCCAATCTAGGGTAAACCCTGCAGTGGTGAATTCGGCTGAGTCTAATAGTACTTATGCAGCCCGGACCGTACCAAACGGTTCCCACGTACAGCCGCAGATTCATGGTAagtttaatataaatatgtcttttcaaaattgtttcttCGCTTAATTTGTTTTTGAGTGCGGTATTATGTTGTTGAGGGGAATTATATGCACATTCCAATTTGTAATGTAAGCggattttatgtatttatttgaGCTCTTGATATTGTTTTTATGGACACCATTCACTTGTTATGTTTTATTATAGGAGTATCTGATGCGCCAGTTTCGAATGCAACTGCCAAGCCATTTGAATCGTCAGCTGTGCAAAGGAGCACCAGAGCTGTTCCAAAAGCTCCTACCTCTCAACCTCTCTCTATGAGTTCTGATCCAGCAGCTCCTACAACTCCTGCTAAGGGTATGTCGCCCTTGTAAATTTTTTGATGCTGTCCATTAAGTAccgaaaattaaaagaagatttATTCTCAATTGTAGTTTGGGGTCATAGTAAAGTGACATGTTTGAAATAACTTTTTATCCATTACATCTGATTTGTGAGAGTGATCTGAATGTTGTTGCCCCAGCAGATGCATCTAAGGCATTTCCTTTCCAATTTGGATCCATCAGTCCTGGCTTTATGAATGGGATGGCTGTAAGTTTTATATCTAATAAATGCTTACTGTCCTCCTGGTGTAAACTTTTGTGCAGTATCAAAGCTCCTGTAGGCATAGGGGGTTAATCATGTTTTGCTATTACATGCAGATTCCTGCTCGCACAAGCTCAGCTCCTCCTAATATAGATGAGCAGAAGCGCGATCAGGTTTGCAGTTTATTCTCTGCTCACTTCCACCTCCTTGTTATATGTACAACAATATAGATGTAAATTTGCTGGCTAATACTTTAGAAGGAATGAGGGTGTAATTGATGGCACTGATGTCAACTCCTTCTGTCTTAGAAAGTTCATTAGGAATtcctttttcaaaaattaaaatctgaCAAGTGGGTGCACGCATCTATGTTTTAGTACTCAGTCTGCTCAAGTTGTCTTCTTCTCCTGTTTGCATACTAATTCAAGCATTTGTTTGGTGTATAATTTCATAACATGCAGGCTCGACATGATTCTTTTAGACCTGCATCCTCAGTGCCAACTCCTCCTGTTCCAAAGCAGCAGGCAGTGAAGAAGGAGGCAGGTGTTACTGACCAATCTAATACTGGGGAGACTCATACTGCGCCTAGGGCAAAAAAGGATACTCAAGTGTCACCGTTACCCCCAGCAAGCCAGGTGCAGAAGCCTTCTGTCATTCCTTTAACTGGAATTTCAATGCCAATGCCATACCACCAGTCACAGGCATCTGTACACTTTGGTGGTCCCAATCCACAGATTCAATCTCAAGGTATGTCATCAGCACCGCTTCAGATGCCATTGCCAATGCCTTTGCCAATTGGAAGTGCCACACAAGTGCAACAACCGGTTTTTGTTCCAAACCTTCAACCTCATCCCATCCatcctcagggaatcatgcatcAGGGCCAAAGCATGGGTTTCACTCCTCAAATTGGCCCTCAGTTGTCCCATCAGTTAGGCAACATGGGTATTGGAATTAGCCCACAATATCCACCTCAGCAAGGAGGGAAGTTTGGTGGTCCTCGTAAAACTACTCCTGTCAAGATAACTCATCCTGAGACACATGAAGAGCTAAGACTTGATAAAAGAGCAGATGCATATTCAGATGGTGGGTCATCTGGTGTGAGGCCTCATTCTGGTATGGCTTCTCAATCTCAGCCTGCCCAGCAATTTGCAGCTTCTCATCCTATTAATTACTATTCATCGAGCTCATATAGTACCAATTCTCTCTTTTATCCAACTGCTAATAGCCAGATAACACCTAATTCCCAGCCACCCAGATTTAATTATGCTGTGAGCCATGGTCCGCAGAATGTTAGTTTTGTAAATTCATCATCTCATAGTTCCCTGCCTGTTAATAAAGCTGGCACTCCTATTACTGGAAATGCTGAACTACCCAATCCAGAGTTTTCCCGTGATGTGCATAATGCAATCTTATCTGCTCCATCAGGAGTAACCTCTGTGTCAATTAAGCCAAGTGGAGGATCTGGTGTTGCAGATTCGTTTGCCAATTCCAGTACCCAAAAGAGTGTGTCTCCTAGTTCTTCATCAACACCTGGTGATACTTTCTCTTCTGCACCACTAAAAGGGTCTGAAATAGCTGAAATATCTTCCCAGCAGTCTAAGTTATCcactgattcatcaattttgaGCTCATTTCCAAATCTATCTTCTGCAAGGCCTGCATCAGCTTCCTTGTTGCTTTCTACATCTGCTGCTAGTGAAGATTCTGTTTCAGTTATACCTAATAATGAAGGCATAAAGAAGGAATCTGTTAGTAGGTCAAATTCTTTGAAGGATAATCAGAAGAAAATACAGAAGAAAGGGCAATCACAGCATCTGGTACGTAAGTTAATATttgttaaaacatttttttcctcatttgttttgatttcctTCAAGAGAGAACATTCCTttacctttttctttctcaCAAGGTTGCTGTGCAATCTCCTGGTGTGGTTAATGTGCCTTCCCAAACTGTTGATGGTGGTATCCCTGATGAAGTTTCTGAAACTGTGGGAACTAAAACAAACCATTCTGCAGTAATTCCCAGGGAAAATCTCTCAGCTGCAGCTTCAGACGTAGTATCAGCTACTAGTGGCAGCATGCCTTATGCTGTTGAAATGAAAACTAACGATTCTACACAAGTGTTAGCTCGTGCTTCAGCAGAAGGACATTTTATACGGGTGGATGATTTTAACAATCTTAAGAGTGCTGAGATAGAGGAACTGTTACAACAGGATAAACTATTGCAGCCAAATATTATGGAAGTGGTGGATAAAACAGAAAAGTTGTCTCTTGAAGGATGTAAACAAGATGTCAGTGTTGGTGgaacagaattaaaacaaactaaGCAGGGTGATGTAAAGCTAAACACTGAGGATGTAGCCTTGAGGTCTGTGCAGCCCGGGCAGGATGGATCTACAAGTTCTAGTGCAGGATGTGAGGGGATGGCTGATGATACTGCTTTGGATGCAAAAGATGTTTCCTTGATCAGAAATGACGGTGTAATTAGTAATGAAGCTGTTTCTACAAATTCTGGCACATCTGATCAGCAGTCTGCTGATATTATAGAAACATCTTCAAAACATTTGAAGGATGGTTCGGACAGTACTGGCAGTGGTGCAGTGTCTCTTCCAGCATTAGGTACCAAGGACAAACTGGTTTCAGAGCCTAGTAAGGTGAAACCTACATCAAAGggtaagaagaaaagaaaagagattCTTCTGAAGGCCGATGCTGCTGGGTCATCTGATCTTTATAATGCATACACGGGacctgaggagaagaaagaatcTGTGATAAGTGCAGAAAAAACAGAAAGTGATTCTGCTTCTGGAAATTTAGAGCAGTTGCCTACTGATGCTGCACTGTCAGATGCTGTAGCAAACAAGCAATCTAAGCAGAGTAAAGCTGAACTTGAAGATTGGGAGGAAGCTGCTGACATGTCTACGCCAAAACTAGAAGTTTCAGATGAAACTGAACAGAGGGAAGGAAGTGCAGTTACCGGCAAAAAGTACTCCAGAGATTTCCTTTTGAAATTTTCAGAGCAATGCTCTGATCTTCCTGAAGGGTTTGAAATCACAGCAGACATAGCTGAGGTTTTGATTAATCCTAATTTTAGTTCTCATGTAATTGAACGTGATTCACCTTCTACTGGAAGAATTATTGATAGGTCAGGCAGCATGTCTCGTCGTGGTAGTGGTATTATTGAGGACGACAAATGGAATAAAGTTTCCAATGCATATCATTCTGGTATGCGTTTGGATGGTGTTGGTGGTAATGCAGGATTTCGTCCTGGCCAAGGAGGTAATTTTGGTGTTTTAAGGAATCCACGAACACAGACACCTGTGCAATATGCTGGAGGAATTCTTTCTGGTCCAATGCAATCCATGGTAAATCAGGGAGGAATGCAAAGAAATAGCCCTGATGGAGAAAGGTGGCAGCGTGCTACAAACTTCCAGCATAGGGGTTTAATTCCATCTCCTCAAACTCCTTTACAGATGATGCACAAAGCTGAGAGGAAGTATGAGGTGGGTAAAGTGACCGATGAGGAAGAGGCGAAGCAGAGGCAGTTGAAGGGcatattaaacaaattaactcCTCAGAATTTTGAGAAGCTTTTTGATCAGGTTAGAGCAGTTAATATTGACAATGTAGTTACTCTCAATGGTGTCATCTCACAAATCTTTGAGAAGGCCTTGATGGAGCCTACCTTCTGTGAAATGTATGCCAATTTCTGTTTTCATCTGGCTGCTGCATTGCCTGATCTCAGTCAAGACAATGAAAAGATAACTTTTAAGAGATTATTATTAAACAAGTGCCAGGAAGAATTTGAAAGGGGTGAAAGAGAGCAAGAAGAAGCTAATAAGGCTGATGAAGGTGAGGTCAAGCTGTCTAAAGAGGAAAGAGAAGACAAACGAACCAAGGCAAGGAGACGGATGTTGGGAAATATCAGATTGATTGGAGAACTATATAAGAAGAAAATGTTGACAGAGAGGATTATGCATGAATGCATCAAGAAGTTATTGGGTCAGTATCAGGATCCAGATGAAGAAGATATTGAAGCTTTGTGCAAGCTGATGAGTACTATTGGGGAGATGATTGATCATCCCAAAGCCAAAGAACATATGGATGCATATTTTGAAATGATGAGATCATTGTCAAACAACATGAATTTATCTTCTAGGGTGAGGTTCATGCTGAAGGATGTAATTGATTTGAGAAGGAATAAATggcaacaaagaagaaaagttgAAGGTCCAAAGAAGATTGAGGAGGTGCACAGAGATGCTTCACAAGAGAGGATGGCCCAAGCTGGTAGATTGGGTCGTGGTCCAGGCAACAATCCATCTAGAAGGATGCCTATGGATTTTGGTCCAAGAGGGTCATCTATGTTATCTCCTAATGCTCAGATGGGTGGAGTGCGTGGATTGCCTAATCAAGTTCGTGGATATGGTTCCCAGGATGCTCGTAGTGAGGAAAGGCAAACTTACGAGACTAGGACATTGTCAGTTCCCTTACCTCAAAGACCTTTAGGTGATGAATCAATAACCTTGGGACCAATGGGTGGTCTTGCCAGAGGAATGTCCATTAGAGGTCCACCTGCAGTTTCAAGTTCAACTGGTCTTAATGGTTATAATAATTTGTCTGAGCGCACTTCATACAGCTCTAGGGATGATCCTGCATCAAGATATGCTCCAGATAGATTTTCTGGTTCTACTTATGATCAATCTAGTGTTCAAGACCATAATGTGAATTATGCGAACAGGGACTTTAGAAATGCAAATAAGATTATTGAAAAACCTGTTGTAACTTCACCACCTGCCAGAACACAAGGGACAGCAGTCTCCCAAAATATTACCCAAGATCGGTTACAGGACATGTCCATGTTAGCAATCAGAGAATACTACAGGTACTGTTTTCTCTTTATGGTGTCTTTAATCCATTTGTTTCAGCCTGTTAGGCCAATTGTGCTTTTTCTTTGAGAAACACAAGTTAcaatttagtatttattagtttttaattataaccCCCATATAAGAAATTTGGTTGGTTCTCACTTAAAAGCACCCTGTTTCACTTTTAAGACAGAATATTCCCCTTGGGTGAAGGATTTTATTTGTTTGGTTAGTATTGTGTCTTGTATTGTTTTGTGTCAGTAAATGTATTGCTTTCAAAGGATACTGAAAAACTGTATTGTGATATTGATATTATTTGTACATTTTTGAACAATGTTATTTATGGCAAGTTCACTGTACAGGCTACTGTGGGTTCTAGCATTAGTAATTGTGAAGATAAAATGTTTATGCATTTGATGTATACATCAATTTTTAATAATGACtttatgttctatttttttctcattttttgacctgattatttttttaattctataattTGATAGAATAATGCCATGTGAAGATCTTAACATCCTTTACTTTTGTATGCACGTGGTGGTGCAAAGTGATGACCAAACAATGGGGTTTAGTTTTCACTCCTAAATTATggctttttttttagttttttgaaCCCTGACTTTTACAGTTgtgattgtaattttttatggTTGTGGACTTGCAGTATGTTAAATGGATTCTGTTTGCCGTATTAGGAAAATGTTCTGACTATTTGATTTGATCACTGTTTGGTCTATAATTATGGCAAGTTCACTGTACAGGCTACTGTGGGTTCTAGCATTAGTAATTGTGAAGAAAAAATGTTTATGCATTTGATGTATACATCAATTTTTAATAGTTGACtttatgttctatttttttctcatattttgacctggttatttttttaattctataattTCATAGAATAATGCCATGTGAAGATCTTAACTTCCTTTCTTTACTTTTGTATGCACGTGGTGGTGCAAAGTGATGACCAAACAATGGGGTTTAGTTTTcactttaaattatgtttttttgttttagttttttgaaccctgattgtaattttttatggTTGTGGACTTGCAGTATGTTAAATGGATTCTGTTTGCCGTATTAGCAAAATGTTCTGACTATTTGATTTCATCACTGTTTGgtctataattattttttccaactgtgtaatttataaaaaaaagggcATGTGAAGATCTTAACATCCCTTCATCACTTTATTCACATGGGGCAAAGTGATGACCATACCATGGGGTTGAATTTTGTTTCTCCCTGCTTTTATTTGATTGTATCACTGTTTGGTCTATAATTACTTTTTCCAACTgtgtaatttataaaaaaatggcaTGTGAAGATCTTAACATCCCTTCATCACTTTATCCACATCGGGCAAAGTGATGACCATACAATAGGGGGTTTAATTTTGTTTCTCCCTGCTTTTATTTCTATTCCTGTGCGGATTCAAACTGTATTTGTTGCTACTGCTACTATCACTTTAAAATTCTTTTTTGCTGCAACATCAGGTTAATGTTGAAACTGTTTCAAGATATAGATTCACCCGTTAAGCTTGTGATCGTagtaattagaaacttatgattcACAATTCTAATCCTCGTGAGATGTTGTATCAAATGACTTCTGCATAGTAAGTTACATGAATGGATTTGTGCAATTTATATCCCTGACACAAATCACACCATTTAATCattgtcattttttttccttgtgaAAAAAATGGAAAAGTTAGATAAAGTTTAAATTCTTAAACTAAAAGATATTTAAGCAACATTTAAGTTATTCTAATTGATTATTCCACTTAACTCATTCAATGCACGTACTATATTATGCTATTTCGTTGTTTTGTTCCATGTGTAAAAAATAACGTCTTAACTAACTCAGATGTAACTAATTAGTATGTTTTTATAAGACTTGTGGTTTAGCTGTTGTATTTATTTCTAGGACATTTAACACCACAATATATATCATCTATATGATATGATATATTGGAAGTAATTTTTCATTGTCGTTTGAATTTTACGTTtcaatacaaattatatttcatgattAAAAATTAGCTTAATGATTAACTATTGAATCTTCATTTAAATAAGCTTTTTTAAGCATTTTGTCAAGGGATCTTGATTTCTAATATTTGTAGTGTTATAGTGAAGATATATTTTCTAGTTATTTTGTCTTGCTTCGTATTCTTCTAACTGTTTGGTTATTCAATCCAGTGCCAGAGATTTGAGTGAAGTTGTTCTATGTATCAAAGATCTGAACTCTCCAAGCTTTCATGCTTCCATGGTTTCTCTCTGGGTCACAGACTCCTTTGAGAGGAAGGACACAGAGAGAGATCTTTTGGCCCAGCTGCTTGTCAAGCTTGTGAAATCTCAGGATGGACCCTTGGGTCAAGCCCAGCTCATCAAAGGGTGAGATGTTTTTGATAGTATGATGACTAATTGTAAGAATCTATCGTTCtgtaaataaaatgaattgtTACTCATTAACATTTTGTGTTGGCTAGGTTTGAATCTGTTCTTAGTACTTTGGAAGATGCGGTTAATGATGCCCCCAAAGCAGCAGAGTTTCTTGGCCGTGTTTTTGCCAAAGCTATAACAGAGCATGTAGTCTCTTTGAACGAGATTGGACAGTTAATACATGAGGGTGGAGAGGAACCGGGAAGCCTATTAAAAGTTGGGCTTGCAGCTGATGTTCTCGGAAGCACCTTGGAGGTAATAAAAATGGAGGAGGGAGATGCTGTTTTGAGTGAGATCTGTGCGAGCTCCAACTTGCGGTTGGAGACCTTCCGGCCGCCGGAACCTCGCACATCAAGGAAGTTAGAGAAATTTATTTAGGGGATAgaggaaaatatttatttatgtctAGTGCTAATAGGATACTCAAATTTTCAGAAATGGTTCTCCATGGAGGTGGGTGGGGAGATTTTATGTTCGGATTTCTgtctaaatattatttttctgcCATATCTTCACTGCAATTATAAAATGCTTCAGTTAAGCGTCTGGAAATTTTAGTCATGAGTTGAGGGGTTTGGTTTAGTCTTGTATCACTCAACTGTCCATGAAAATATACTGCCATATTGATCTGCATCACGTGCATCTGTATAGGTAGACTCCTAGTTTAGTAAAACTGTGATGTAAATGGGACATCTGATAAAGTATAACGCCACATGCTTAATTGCTTTCAAATATTAACTCGCCATTTTTCCTATTCTAGTTTCGGTATTGCTCTGTTAACCAAGTTGAAAATTACAAACATAGGATTCGAGACTTTTAGAGCATGCCGAAAGATTTTGCATTCAAATTTAATGGTGTAATGTAAGTCATGCGtgttattttgaaactaatGTTTACTTAAATTCACCAAACTTTTATGAATCTGTTGTAGTTGCAGTTTGCACATGCATTTTCtcgtattatttttatttaggcAAAATCTTCCGTAACATTTATGTATGTTTTGTTATAAGTTATTTTGACTCTAGCATTTTCaagtgaaatttaaattttaaattttttattacatattatCTTCCGTCTCTCAGCCACTTGAAATGCTTTTTCCTAATTTCGtctatttttctattaaataattcttagatatttaatttattaaattttatttattgtgagattttaattttaattttttaaaattgtttattttagaaaatgttaattgtttttaatttcatttacaTGAAATAGAAGAAAGTTTCTGAATTAATAAACAGTATAagatttgtgtagaaaaatTTCTCCATAAACAAAATTAGAATAGATTTTctttagttaaaattaatttatgcaaATGCTAGTAAAAATTTCTCTAAATTCAGATTTTGAGCTTGTGTATAAGagaattttagttaattaagaatttttttttttgtttttatggaGAAATttgtcaaaataatttaataatgaaataattgtatataaatgttaaaaaagtAGAATAGGATTATTAaaccttttcattttttttaaagcgAAATAAGATTAATAAACCttgtactaaaaaaattagatattatattattattttccataaaaaatatttattttactaaaagttagattattattattataaatccaaactcatttgttattattttatatcttgtattattttatcatctaatatttatatttatatgtaataaaCTATTACtatcataaaattattaaataaaaattaattttaaatacataaaataattaattactatattaattaaattaaatattttataaataaaaaattattaatatttaaagtaatttttattattaatacaaaattataaactagtgtttaaattaatatctaattgttaccaatattttaaaaactactaatttaaaaattaatttaaattttttattaataataaaaatcattttaaatattaataatattttaatttataaaaaataatttaatttataaaaaataatttaatttaataaatataataattaattattttttattttaaaagtaatttctacttaataatttttgaatacattttatttcatatacTTGATCATTCACTCTTATTATTCCATATGGAACAAGGGGAAACCTATATTTACATTTCCTAGAAGTTTCACTAGGGGTCATACTTTGTTTGGTTTGCCTTATAACAacaagactgtttcttcctgcacctccatatcttcttctggcacctccatacccaacatgaaaatacaattttatccttcttgtgccacccccatagaatagcttctggattatgtaatccggaaacgcatttgaaaaaagacttccggattacataatccagaagttaaaaaagacttccagattatgtaatccggaaagtaatcatgcatatgaaaaaagacttccggattatataatccggaagctaattacaaatttgaaaaatgacttccggattatgtaatccggaatattacagaggggcatttttggaattatgaaaatatatggaggtgagagaagaaggtatggaatTATGAAAATATCCGgaaacgcatttgaaaaaagacttccggattacataatccagaagttaaaaaagacttccagattatgtaatccagaaagtaatcatgcatatgaaaaaagacttccggattatataatccggaagctaattacaaatttgaaaaatgacttccagattatgtaatccggaatattacagaggggcatttttggaattatgaaaatatatggaggtgagagaagaaggtatggagtgcaggaagaagcagcctaaCAACAAAGGTTGAAGGAggatttacaaaaaaaataaaaattcctcCAAGCAGACAAGGTCTGACTCAAAGACGACTCACTATCTAAGGGAATATGGTTGTGAGGAGATGAAGGGGAAGAGGCCATGAGAACGCACCTAACACGCAAAACCAAAAATCTTGCGCAAGAACAAACCCTTTGTCAGAAAGATGGCCACGAGAGGAATGCAACGAAGGAGAAGCGCCAACGACGAGAGAAAAAGTGGAAACCGTAAGAGTGCCAAAAATGTACCCAAAAGATGTCAACAGATGATTCCGGAAGAAATAATTAGGGAAAATTAAAGTGACGTGACAATAATTGTTATAACAGAagaattttttaatacatattcgttattatttcaaaaaataagtaatttagATGGGAATAGTCTACTCGACATGTTAAAGAGAACCACCTCTCCCGATATTACCATGCTCATCGAGGCACGAATCCGGAAACTCAATAGCCTGTTAATCCTTTGGTTTCTCATCACCGGATCTCAGCTTTCGAACTAGGAGACTTGTGACCTACCTGTCACAAGATCGAGAATGTCAAAGAGCTTAGGTGATTGTATACATCTCCAAACGAGTCTTCATTGTCATCAAtgacaattataaataaaatgacCTATTCAACGAGTCTTTACTAATGAAGTGACTATTTATGAAGCCATAAATGACAATCATACGACCAATCCAAGGGCCGCCACCTAAGAGATCTATAAATACCTACTCTTTAGGAAGTACATTCATTCTATTATATACTCTTAACTCTGATACTCTTAAGCACTTATC comes from the Phaseolus vulgaris cultivar G19833 chromosome 8, P. vulgaris v2.0, whole genome shotgun sequence genome and includes:
- the LOC137825993 gene encoding eukaryotic translation initiation factor 4G-like isoform X1, with protein sequence MSFNQSKSEKSDSVYRKSGRSASFNQQRGSSGGAYGRGGGGGGGAGPSPSLSSNRSFNKKSNNNAQGGQSRVNPAVVNSAESNSTYAARTVPNGSHVQPQIHGVSDAPVSNATAKPFESSAVQRSTRAVPKAPTSQPLSMSSDPAAPTTPAKADASKAFPFQFGSISPGFMNGMAIPARTSSAPPNIDEQKRDQARHDSFRPASSVPTPPVPKQQAVKKEAGVTDQSNTGETHTAPRAKKDTQVSPLPPASQVQKPSVIPLTGISMPMPYHQSQASVHFGGPNPQIQSQGMSSAPLQMPLPMPLPIGSATQVQQPVFVPNLQPHPIHPQGIMHQGQSMGFTPQIGPQLSHQLGNMGIGISPQYPPQQGGKFGGPRKTTPVKITHPETHEELRLDKRADAYSDGGSSGVRPHSGMASQSQPAQQFAASHPINYYSSSSYSTNSLFYPTANSQITPNSQPPRFNYAVSHGPQNVSFVNSSSHSSLPVNKAGTPITGNAELPNPEFSRDVHNAILSAPSGVTSVSIKPSGGSGVADSFANSSTQKSVSPSSSSTPGDTFSSAPLKGSEIAEISSQQSKLSTDSSILSSFPNLSSARPASASLLLSTSAASEDSVSVIPNNEGIKKESVSRSNSLKDNQKKIQKKGQSQHLVAVQSPGVVNVPSQTVDGGIPDEVSETVGTKTNHSAVIPRENLSAAASDVVSATSGSMPYAVEMKTNDSTQVLARASAEGHFIRVDDFNNLKSAEIEELLQQDKLLQPNIMEVVDKTEKLSLEGCKQDVSVGGTELKQTKQGDVKLNTEDVALRSVQPGQDGSTSSSAGCEGMADDTALDAKDVSLIRNDGVISNEAVSTNSGTSDQQSADIIETSSKHLKDGSDSTGSGAVSLPALGTKDKLVSEPSKVKPTSKGKKKRKEILLKADAAGSSDLYNAYTGPEEKKESVISAEKTESDSASGNLEQLPTDAALSDAVANKQSKQSKAELEDWEEAADMSTPKLEVSDETEQREGSAVTGKKYSRDFLLKFSEQCSDLPEGFEITADIAEVLINPNFSSHVIERDSPSTGRIIDRSGSMSRRGSGIIEDDKWNKVSNAYHSGMRLDGVGGNAGFRPGQGGNFGVLRNPRTQTPVQYAGGILSGPMQSMVNQGGMQRNSPDGERWQRATNFQHRGLIPSPQTPLQMMHKAERKYEVGKVTDEEEAKQRQLKGILNKLTPQNFEKLFDQVRAVNIDNVVTLNGVISQIFEKALMEPTFCEMYANFCFHLAAALPDLSQDNEKITFKRLLLNKCQEEFERGEREQEEANKADEGEVKLSKEEREDKRTKARRRMLGNIRLIGELYKKKMLTERIMHECIKKLLGQYQDPDEEDIEALCKLMSTIGEMIDHPKAKEHMDAYFEMMRSLSNNMNLSSRVRFMLKDVIDLRRNKWQQRRKVEGPKKIEEVHRDASQERMAQAGRLGRGPGNNPSRRMPMDFGPRGSSMLSPNAQMGGVRGLPNQVRGYGSQDARSEERQTYETRTLSVPLPQRPLGDESITLGPMGGLARGMSIRGPPAVSSSTGLNGYNNLSERTSYSSRDDPASRYAPDRFSGSTYDQSSVQDHNVNYANRDFRNANKIIEKPVVTSPPARTQGTAVSQNITQDRLQDMSMLAIREYYSARDLSEVVLCIKDLNSPSFHASMVSLWVTDSFERKDTERDLLAQLLVKLVKSQDGPLGQAQLIKGFESVLSTLEDAVNDAPKAAEFLGRVFAKAITEHVVSLNEIGQLIHEGGEEPGSLLKVGLAADVLGSTLEVIKMEEGDAVLSEICASSNLRLETFRPPEPRTSRKLEKFI